In the Colwellia sp. 20A7 genome, one interval contains:
- a CDS encoding VanZ family protein: MPYGDKLGHFCLFGLLTLGVNFVFKLKSYTLISLNIYVGSTVVFFFVLLEELSQYFIPSRTLDITDLLAGILGIITFSLVTKFISKHLE; this comes from the coding sequence ATTCCTTATGGCGACAAATTAGGACATTTCTGCTTATTTGGCTTACTAACATTAGGGGTTAACTTTGTTTTTAAACTTAAGTCATATACATTAATTTCATTGAACATTTATGTTGGTTCAACCGTGGTTTTCTTCTTCGTGTTACTTGAAGAATTAAGTCAGTACTTTATACCTAGCAGGACACTAGACATTACGGATTTACTGGCTGGTATTCTAGGTATTATTACTTTTAGCCTTGTAACAAAGTTTATTAGTAAACACCTCGAATAG
- the aroG gene encoding 3-deoxy-7-phosphoheptulonate synthase AroG, producing MMYQTDDVRINKIKDLLPPIALLERFPASDKAIKSVVSGRAAIHNIFNDKDDRLLVVIGPCSIHDPKAALEYAQRLVKLREKYQDSLEIVMRVYFEKPRTTVGWKGLINDPYMDNSFKLNDGLRLGRKLLLDINELGLPTAGEFLDMITPQYMADLMCWGAIGARTTESQVHRELASGLSCPVGFKNGTDGTIRIAIDAIGSAAASHHFLSVTKFGNAAIVETTGNSDCHIILRGGKSTNYDAQSVKEVTEELDSSGLNTKIMIDFSHANSNKKFENQMLVSTDVSEQISQGNQNVFGVMVESHLVEGNQKLVNGKAEVYGQSITDACIGWDDTETLLAQLSDAVITRRSV from the coding sequence ATTATGTATCAAACTGACGATGTGCGCATCAATAAAATCAAAGACTTATTACCTCCTATCGCATTACTAGAACGATTTCCAGCGTCAGATAAAGCAATTAAGTCGGTTGTTTCTGGCCGTGCTGCAATTCACAACATTTTTAATGACAAAGACGATCGCTTACTTGTTGTTATTGGACCTTGCTCTATTCATGACCCTAAAGCGGCATTAGAGTATGCTCAACGATTAGTGAAACTACGTGAAAAGTATCAAGATAGTCTAGAAATTGTAATGAGAGTTTATTTTGAAAAGCCAAGAACAACCGTTGGTTGGAAAGGTTTAATCAATGACCCATACATGGATAACAGTTTCAAATTAAATGACGGCCTTCGTTTAGGCAGAAAATTACTACTGGATATCAATGAACTAGGCTTACCAACAGCAGGTGAGTTTTTAGATATGATTACGCCACAATATATGGCTGATTTAATGTGTTGGGGCGCTATTGGTGCTCGTACTACTGAATCACAAGTGCATCGCGAACTCGCTTCTGGCCTTTCATGTCCCGTAGGTTTTAAAAATGGTACTGACGGTACAATCCGAATTGCTATTGATGCAATTGGCTCAGCGGCAGCTTCACATCACTTTTTATCTGTTACTAAGTTTGGCAATGCGGCAATTGTTGAAACAACAGGTAATAGTGATTGTCATATTATTTTACGTGGTGGCAAAAGTACCAACTACGATGCGCAAAGTGTGAAAGAAGTCACTGAAGAGTTAGATAGTTCTGGTTTGAACACTAAAATAATGATTGATTTTAGCCATGCGAATTCAAATAAGAAATTTGAAAATCAAATGTTAGTTTCAACCGATGTAAGTGAGCAAATTAGCCAAGGTAATCAAAATGTTTTTGGTGTTATGGTTGAAAGTCACTTAGTTGAAGGTAACCAAAAGCTTGTAAATGGTAAAGCTGAGGTTTACGGACAAAGTATTACTGACGCATGTATTGGCTGGGATGATACTGAAACGTTATTAGCGCAGTTAAGTGACGCAGTTATTACCAGAAGATCTGTGTAG
- the add gene encoding adenosine deaminase, whose translation MINKTLPLLDLHRHLDGNIRPATIWQLATKNNIVLPATQLSDFIPHVQIQGSESDLLAFLKKLDWGVAVLKDLDDVKRIAFENVEDAFNAGLHYAELRFSPYYMSMNHNLPIADVVAAVVDGVNTGMKTFNININLIGILSRTFGVKQCQLELDALLTHKHDLVAIDLAGDEYNFPGDLFVEHFKQVRDAGLNVSVHAGEAGGAKSVWQAINELGATRIGHGVATIEDEKLMSYMVNNNIAIESCLTSNYQTGTVKDLSTHPLKAFLKHGIKACLNTDDPAVQGIEIKHEYTVAQEVLKLSDEDVTQLQKNAIDVCFLSDSDKKQLVKGM comes from the coding sequence ATGATAAATAAGACTTTACCGTTACTTGACCTTCACAGGCATTTAGACGGTAACATTCGCCCTGCTACCATTTGGCAATTAGCAACCAAAAACAACATTGTTTTACCTGCAACGCAACTGAGTGATTTTATTCCTCATGTGCAAATACAAGGTAGCGAATCTGATCTGTTGGCTTTTTTAAAAAAATTAGACTGGGGAGTCGCAGTACTAAAAGATCTTGATGATGTGAAACGTATTGCCTTTGAAAATGTAGAAGATGCTTTTAATGCCGGGTTACATTACGCTGAATTACGTTTTTCACCTTACTATATGTCGATGAATCATAATTTACCCATTGCCGACGTGGTTGCTGCAGTGGTTGATGGCGTTAATACCGGTATGAAAACTTTTAATATTAATATTAACTTAATTGGTATTTTAAGCCGTACATTTGGTGTTAAACAATGCCAACTTGAATTAGATGCTTTGCTGACACATAAACATGATCTTGTTGCCATTGATTTAGCGGGAGATGAGTATAACTTTCCTGGCGATTTATTTGTTGAGCATTTTAAGCAAGTCCGTGATGCGGGCCTAAATGTTAGTGTTCATGCGGGGGAAGCCGGTGGTGCTAAAAGCGTATGGCAGGCAATTAATGAGTTAGGTGCTACTCGAATTGGTCATGGCGTTGCTACCATAGAAGATGAAAAATTAATGTCTTATATGGTCAATAATAATATCGCAATAGAATCTTGTTTAACGTCAAATTATCAAACAGGAACGGTTAAGGATTTATCTACTCATCCATTAAAAGCATTTCTTAAACATGGCATAAAAGCTTGTTTGAATACTGATGATCCAGCTGTTCAAGGTATAGAAATAAAGCATGAATATACCGTGGCTCAAGAAGTATTAAAGCTAAGTGATGAAGATGTTACTCAATTACAAAAAAATGCGATTGATGTTTGCTTTTTATCTGACAGTGATAAAAAACAATTAGTAAAAGGAATGTAG
- a CDS encoding DUF6404 family protein, protein MSFQNKLEAAQKELNEANIWKSNHTPPIVVLLRKLGFNIRPFHYCSFKSNFITASLWFGIIWGIIMWFTSWKNDHMPIQIAIFTSLLAGVVFGLFMSLYYKRSAKKNNLSDWHAL, encoded by the coding sequence ATGTCATTTCAAAATAAATTAGAAGCTGCACAAAAAGAGCTTAATGAAGCCAATATATGGAAATCTAATCATACCCCTCCGATTGTTGTATTGTTAAGGAAACTTGGCTTTAATATTCGTCCCTTCCATTATTGTTCATTCAAAAGTAATTTTATTACAGCCTCGTTATGGTTTGGTATTATTTGGGGGATTATTATGTGGTTTACCTCTTGGAAAAATGACCACATGCCTATTCAAATTGCTATATTTACAAGTTTACTTGCAGGTGTAGTCTTTGGGTTATTCATGTCGCTATATTACAAACGTAGTGCAAAGAAAAACAACTTGAGTGATTGGCATGCATTGTAG
- a CDS encoding type 1 glutamine amidotransferase domain-containing protein, with translation MQFLRKKVLIIASNMIDMGDAEKHDARNNLWEVAPPYHIFVSHGFEVDFVSPNGGKVEFMMDPLGISSYTIKYEGFMDKANNTFTPRTIEPSNYWGVYIGGDYGPLFDVANNKELQSIIAKIYESGGILGGGGHGAGAFANVVLSTGEFLVKGKKIAGFPNSTEKSKSWAKQGSLLPFLVESQLNKNGAIAQNKHTLKDKHEVVIDQRIVSTMFLPSAAIVAKEMIILNK, from the coding sequence ATGCAGTTCCTGCGAAAAAAAGTACTGATTATTGCATCAAACATGATTGATATGGGTGATGCTGAAAAGCATGATGCGCGAAATAACTTATGGGAAGTAGCGCCGCCTTACCATATTTTTGTGAGTCATGGTTTCGAGGTTGACTTTGTTTCACCTAATGGAGGAAAAGTTGAATTCATGATGGATCCTCTAGGTATCAGTAGTTACACCATTAAATATGAAGGTTTCATGGACAAAGCAAACAACACTTTTACCCCAAGGACAATTGAACCGAGTAATTATTGGGGAGTTTATATTGGTGGTGATTACGGCCCTTTATTTGATGTTGCTAATAATAAAGAATTACAGTCAATTATTGCAAAAATATATGAATCAGGTGGTATTCTTGGTGGCGGCGGACATGGCGCTGGTGCTTTTGCTAATGTTGTTTTATCTACGGGGGAGTTTCTTGTCAAGGGTAAGAAAATTGCTGGTTTTCCAAACTCAACAGAAAAATCTAAATCATGGGCAAAACAAGGATCTCTATTACCATTTCTTGTTGAAAGTCAGTTAAATAAAAATGGTGCAATTGCACAAAACAAACATACTTTAAAAGACAAACACGAAGTTGTTATCGATCAGCGAATTGTTTCAACAATGTTTTTACCTTCGGCAGCTATTGTTGCAAAAGAAATGATAATATTAAACAAGTAG
- a CDS encoding LLM class flavin-dependent oxidoreductase, with amino-acid sequence MLSNIPFSLLELAPMQKGSTVSETINKSTQYAQKADELGFNRFWLAEHHNMPGIICAATSILVGHIAGKTKRIRVGSGGIMLPNHSTLVVAEQFGTLESLYPNRIDLGLGRAPGSDQVTSHALNSDMRRAERFPEEVQELQKLLGPYDGTHPVRAIPGENTNVPIWLLGSSLFSAQLAAKKGLPYVFAGHFAPHFLQEAVALYRREFTPSATLKKPYFMLALPVVAADTDEEAQYLSSTSKQRVLALMRGQELWLQAPVENMDGKWSLQEKAQVDNFLALSVIGSPETIKSKLEAIVEELKVDEFIFTNDLYDSDKRHHALEILMAIKK; translated from the coding sequence TTGTTATCAAACATTCCTTTTTCATTATTAGAACTTGCCCCCATGCAAAAAGGGTCGACCGTATCTGAAACCATAAACAAAAGTACCCAATATGCACAAAAGGCGGATGAACTTGGCTTCAATCGTTTTTGGTTAGCTGAGCACCATAATATGCCCGGTATAATCTGCGCGGCCACATCTATATTAGTTGGCCATATTGCAGGAAAAACCAAACGTATACGTGTAGGTTCAGGTGGGATTATGCTACCAAATCACTCCACCTTAGTCGTCGCTGAACAGTTTGGCACACTGGAAAGCTTATACCCAAACCGAATAGATTTAGGCCTTGGCCGAGCGCCCGGTAGCGACCAGGTTACTAGCCATGCATTAAACAGTGATATGCGCCGTGCTGAAAGATTTCCAGAAGAAGTACAAGAGCTACAAAAGCTATTAGGTCCTTACGATGGTACGCATCCGGTACGCGCAATTCCCGGTGAAAATACCAATGTACCTATTTGGTTATTAGGATCTAGTTTATTTAGTGCGCAACTGGCGGCTAAAAAAGGCTTACCTTATGTATTTGCAGGACACTTTGCGCCACACTTCTTACAAGAAGCGGTTGCATTATATAGAAGAGAATTTACACCGTCAGCCACACTAAAAAAACCATACTTTATGTTGGCATTACCGGTGGTTGCAGCCGATACAGATGAAGAGGCTCAATACCTGTCAAGCACATCAAAGCAACGTGTACTTGCCCTTATGCGAGGTCAAGAGTTGTGGCTACAAGCACCCGTTGAAAATATGGATGGGAAATGGAGCCTACAAGAAAAAGCGCAAGTTGATAACTTTTTAGCATTAAGTGTTATTGGCAGCCCTGAGACGATAAAAAGTAAATTAGAAGCTATTGTTGAAGAGCTTAAAGTGGATGAATTTATATTCACCAATGACTTATACGACAGTGATAAACGCCACCACGCACTTGAAATATTAATGGCAATAAAAAAATAA